Proteins from a genomic interval of Pristis pectinata isolate sPriPec2 chromosome 21, sPriPec2.1.pri, whole genome shotgun sequence:
- the LOC127581218 gene encoding claudin-4-like, protein MANAGLEILGLALGVIGWLGAIITCALPMWRVTAFIGNNIVVAQIIWEGLWMNCIVQSTGQMQCKVYDSLLALSQDLQASRALTVIAIVLGVLGILISIVGAKCTNCVEDEATKAKIMIVAGIIFILSGVLTLIPVSWSANTIIKDFYNPLVTEAQKRELGASLYIGWGTSGLLILGGALLCCSCPPKDTKYAPSRVAYSAARSTGHSGYDRKDYV, encoded by the coding sequence ATGGCCAACGCTGGACTTGAAATCCTGGGCTTAGCCCTGGGAGTGATCGGGTGGCTGGGAGCCATTATAACCTGTGCCTTACCCATGTGGAGAGTGACCGCGTTCATTGGAAACAATATTGTGGTGGCGCAGATAATTTGGGAAGGTCTTTGGATGAACTGCATTGTTCAGAGCACCGGGCAGATGCAGTGTAAGGTGTACGACTCCCTCCTGGCGCTCTCTCAAGACCTCCAGGCTTCCAGAGCGTTGACCGTCATTGCCATTGTGTTGGGAGTCCTGGGCATCCTCATCTCCATCGTGGGAGCCAAGTGCACCAACTGTGTTGAAGACGAGGCCACCAAAGCCAAGATTATGATCGTGGCTGGAATTATCTTCATTCTTTCTGGGGTGCTGACCCTGATCCCAGTGTCCTGGTCAGCGAACACCATCATCAAGGATTTCTACAACCCACTGGTCACCGAAGCCCAGAAAAGAGAACTTGGCGCCTCCTTGTACATCGGATGGGGCACATCGGGTCTGCTGATCCTCGGAGGAGCTCTGCTCTGCTGCTCCTGCCCACCGAAGGATACCAAGTACGCGCCTTCCAGAGTGGCCTACTCTGCCGCCAGGTCCACGGGTCACAGTGGGTACGACAGGAAGGACTATGTGTGA